The DNA segment CCGCCATCAGACAGGCCGACGGCGACTACCAGGTCTCAGAGTGGAGTCAGGTGGTGGAGTTCTGCACAGGAGGTAGTGGACATGGGACTGTAACTGTAGGTCATTTGAAGTCTAGAGACCTTGTTTGATGTCTAGCCTGCTGTAGGACTACGACATCCCACTGATGTGATGAGTCTAGGCAGTGGCCCAAAGTGTTGTTTTTCACATGAACACAAGGAATGGAACACAATAATAAATAGTGAGAGTTGTTACtgatattgtatgttgtacgtccttgcacttaaaaatggtACTTAGCATTGTGAAGCATCTTATCAgagatatatattgtttctctttcttctgacaaatgtacttattgtaagtcgctttggataaaagcgtctgctaaatgccctgattgcAAATTATATTGAAAACAATATTGTATTGATATTGAAATGTCTGAATATGTCGCCTAATGATAATGACCTGTTTTCTATCCACACGTCTGACTCTGCAGATTACGCCATGGAGCatctgcagcagctgctggacAAGGCCTCAGGCTCCACCGGGAGGCTGCTGAAGTTCTCTGTGTTCTACCGCAACCAGCACCCGGACTACTTTGAAAACGTCAGGTGAGTGCGTGTCGACCATAACGATCATGTTTGAGTGCATGATGTAGGAACTATCTACCATTACATCGACGGCAGCCGCCTTTGACCTTCAAGcgcttctccctgtctctgatgATTAGAAGCGAGTGCGGAGGACTCATGCGACCTTCACTGAAGGACAACAGCGGGAGTCACGGCTCCCCCATCAACGGCAAGCTGAGCGGGGTCTTCCTCAGCTGCAACACCGAGTTCGACACGGGCCTCCCCCCTAAGGACTCCCCCTACGGGTCCCTGCGCTTCCAGGTCCCCGCAGGAAGCCTGCTGGACGCCAACACCAGCCTCTACTTCGCGGACTTCTACTGCATGTACACGGCGTACCACTacgtggtgctggtgctggcccCCGGCGGCTCAGACGGGGACAACTTCTGCCGCGGTCGGCTGCCCAAGCTGGACCTCTCGTCCAACCCCTTCCTGACGTGCATCGCCCCCGAGGCGCCGGGGGAGGAGCCCCTGTTCTGCCACGCCAGCGACGTGATCCTGGAGGTGCTGTACACGGAGCCGCTGCATCTGGAGACAGGCACGGTGGAGCAGATCAGCGGGCACCACCAGCTCATGAGTCTGACCACGGCCAACGCCAAGAAGGACCCCAGCTGCAAGGTGTGCAACATCAGCGTAGGGCGCTGAGTGGACACAGTAGGCGGACACAGTAGCATGGGAGGGCAGGTCTACTGTCTGCACTCTACCACTGAACAATGCCCAGGGCTGGTGGTGGCAGAGCCCGTACTGAATAGTGTGAAACACTGGGAACACGATTTGAACGGAGCCCAAAAGGTTCCCCGTGGACCTCTTTGTCTTCCCAGACTAGAACGTtttatgtttacattgtgtAATGCACTTCCCTGCATCCTTCTGGCTACTCCTATACCACTGGTATTATACATGTCTACCTGTGTGACTCTTTAGTCATGTCAGAACT comes from the Gadus chalcogrammus isolate NIFS_2021 chromosome 6, NIFS_Gcha_1.0, whole genome shotgun sequence genome and includes:
- the LOC130384676 gene encoding phytanoyl-CoA hydroxylase-interacting protein-like; this encodes METPLCTPHNIQICEVTCDSFRIGWDMTPEDTARATHFFIDLSRKESRDPNRFKHRDVPTKLVAKAVPLPMAVRGHWFLSPRTEYCVAVQTAIRQADGDYQVSEWSQVVEFCTGDYAMEHLQQLLDKASGSTGRLLKFSVFYRNQHPDYFENVRSECGGLMRPSLKDNSGSHGSPINGKLSGVFLSCNTEFDTGLPPKDSPYGSLRFQVPAGSLLDANTSLYFADFYCMYTAYHYVVLVLAPGGSDGDNFCRGRLPKLDLSSNPFLTCIAPEAPGEEPLFCHASDVILEVLYTEPLHLETGTVEQISGHHQLMSLTTANAKKDPSCKVCNISVGR